A single genomic interval of Centropristis striata isolate RG_2023a ecotype Rhode Island chromosome 8, C.striata_1.0, whole genome shotgun sequence harbors:
- the LOC131975735 gene encoding uncharacterized protein LOC131975735, translating to MYVMMERGKKNVLDDGLGRDLMNAGRFCFSCEQIFANRKCLEDHFCPAVSFICSCGTEFAEYRDMLEHSTTHEPGHQVLDHGTIRKRRIEKHIEEEEKLHRLQTGEVVWKSTKMNNVPSMSVQKKPMLQASISSARMPQVPMQSAQISQVPQMYHPKSKAPLHPNPIHSEKDMQNIFAGVGAPTVDLWTLYQPVVLVQTVRHFSKTKPYTCGKCGLGFTSKTSLISHHSTHVTDKVSGCIGCGLLLSSKKMVPRFHVCKAPNTATKLRIITAKPLRMPMPIAAITARNPSVQWPRATSSPQLKKQNPSAASKGSRALMTSSQQWKNQKIQTYNKSNQGFRVSPSLQVKSQNPGAAMKSRYPTIPSMQLKTPTKPASVVWGKTTQASSASNGFPCRVCHLPFDTAQLLQRHKCVKAREFMAQHLRGGKQHFKLKSVTPMASPSPAQLNGEIKRGVPASGNINKGHVMAVGLDKGQGAVPVNGITGVDADDDCYIVESGPDKPAEMIYQVTSSVPIKT from the coding sequence ATGTATGTGATGAtggagagaggaaagaaaaatgtCCTGGACGATGGTTTGGGCAGAGACTTGATGAACGCAGGGCGGTTTTGCTTCAGCTGTGAGCAGATATTTGCAAATCGGAAATGCCTGGAGGATCACTTCTGTCCTGCTGTAAGTTTCATCTGCTCCTGTGGAACTGAGTTTGCTGAATACAGAGACATGCTGGAGCATAGCACTACACATGAACCAGGACACCAGGTGCTCGATCATGGAACAATAAGGAAGCGCAGAATTGAGAAGCACatcgaggaggaggagaagctccACCGGCTACAGACCGGTGAGGTTGTATGGAAGTCAACTAAAATGAACAATGTGCCATCAATGTCTGTGCAGAAGAAGCCAATGCTGCAAGCATCCATTTCATCAGCTCGTATGCCACAAGTTCCCATGCAGTCTGCACAGATTTCACAAGTGCCTCAGATGTACCACCCTAAGTCAAAAGCACCTTTGCACCCAAATCCCATTCATAGTGAAAAGGACATGCAGAATATTTTTGCAGGTGTGGGTGCACCAACAGTGGATCTTTGGACACTTTACCAGCCTGTAGTGTTGGTGCAAACAGTGCGACACTTTAGCAAGACGAAGCCCTACACTTGTGGTAAATGTGGGCTGGGTTTTACATCAAAGACCTCTCTCATCTCTCACCACAGCACTCATGTCACGGATAAAGTTTCTGGATGCATAGGCTGTGGGCTGCTGCTCTCCAGCAAGAAGATGGTGCCTCGCTTCCATGTTTGTAAGGCACCCAACACTGCTACCAAACTGAGAATCATCACTGCGAAACCGCTGCGTATGCCGATGCCAATTGCTGCCATTACAGCTAGAAATCCCAGTGTTCAGTGGCCTCGCGCCACTTCCTCTCCACAGCTGAAAAAACAGAACCCCAGTGCAGCCAGTAAAGGCAGTCGGGCACTTATGACTTCCTCCCAGCAGTGGAAAAATCAGAAAATCCAAACATACAATAAAAGCAATCAGGGGTTCCGTGTCTCTCCGTCCCTGCAGGTAAAGAGTCAGAATCCCGGTGCAGCCATGAAAAGCCGGTATCCCACCATTCCCTCCATGCAGTTGAAGACGCCCACAAAACCGGCATCAGTTGTATGGGGCAAAACAACACAGGCATCCTCTGCATCAAATGGGTTCCCATGCCGAGTCTGTCATCTTCCTTTCGATACAGCTCAGCTGCTGCAGAGGCACAAGTGTGTCAAGGCACGAGAGTTCATGGCTCAGCACCTGCGAGGTGGCAAACAGCACTTCAAACTAAAGAGCGTGACACCAATGGCCAGTCCCAGTCCTGCTCAGCTTAATGGTGAGATAAAACGTGGGGTTCCAGCTTCTGGTAACATAAATAAAGGCCATGTGATGGCCGTCGGCCTGGACAAAGGACAAGGGGCAGTTCCTGTGAATGGGATAACAGGAGTGGATGCGGATGATGATTGTTACATAGTTGAAAGTGGACCAGACAAACCTGCTGAGATGATTTACCAAGTAACCTCATCCGTCCCTATCAAGACTTGA
- the im:7147486 gene encoding uncharacterized protein im:7147486, with translation MMLGLQGSTSSAKVYRCVACSATFSGLASLLVHQATHASALSKASAPPNPNISPNEALFANMDSSSEHPIPPTLPPESPSPSFYICDCGEEFQDFSLMLEHKQSHVPQIQLLHPLDSNSVLSSRTCSDEVFPSQHVSLIPIVSQPGLVLSGPSTSRFPAVELPTLTDNKADVGLEDGIAIVTTPQDPSTPLQDDREKQLENPSATAQQIPEAVDDMHLQNKTSDLGSEKSESLLEKSSLMKLVASAYMKRFPQPLCQTDNDKLPAVTLKQEVIPVDITQGAKTEVPPIHDLSIAQLRRLLSKPGIKTKAPSISRILESSKKKVVSLTQTFSPVVVLETRQKLMEPGSNGTYGKYQCGRCRRVFQNMDKLTEHHFLHKKERIKCCRRCKQLIIGRLPLPDNHICPQFGNKTTQPSSSLKKKLPFAQKIVPFHSLNNAKKVFFCPLCKHSYARRWNLKMHKCQGPRQVPPLQANPSMLSLRSNSEAKTNAAITDGSQNCKSVAVGTEVTGRIKVEVTSPNREQSAVSQMAWTHPAKGFSPFYPKSSMMEQHTDASLCGISLQEGEENSSWDAAAVDDEDSDEGQWTMPLDDEMEVLSSQEKAGNNVEVKKSVSAQHAEMAPAALRYFVSGGVKRYPCNRCQKTYSRPSTLRRHLRLCGFRPRVSGGAAQTGGQGAMPLTANNVKPMFACFVCGRNFNRKDNMMVHRKKCQLQRTLNDGGQVDRGAVQQSLPGNAADGKTIEDDGGNWGIMSLPSVLPRRVTCECGVGFTSPRLLLEHLQKHAQESYTCPTCGETVNSWADYEIHLQIHMHPHHQLLKGLQPQRSQPLLLRFQQQPPQQQPQQPPQSVHPPPQKQPRTEQLQTSTKKQRIVCTRCGNTFSTRCSLRRHLSWNRCKGVRAANPANPPKTYHCSHCNSDFPNTISLMFHQRSGACKPAIKPVRCPVCLRWFGTMDGLQKHLLTHKQSCESYRCDVCQGTYPNLKSLKNHRRRIHRIMAGDSKPKTQEQLAS, from the coding sequence ATGATGCTCGGTTTACAGGGAAGTACGTCGTCTGCCAAAGTGTATCGTTGTGTGGCGTGTTCAGCCACCTTCAGTGGATTGGCCTCCTTGTTAGTCCATCAGGCTACCCATGCTAGTGCACTCTCCAAGGCCTCCGCCCCTCCAAACCCAAACATCAGCCCAAATGAAGCACTTTTTGCAAACATGGACTCATCCAGTGAGCACCCCATTCCACCCACACTCCCGCCTGAGAGCCCTTCACCATCCTTTTATATTTGTGATTGTGGAGAGGAGTTTCAGGACTTCAGTCTGATGCTGGAGCATAAGCAGTCACATGTCCCTCAGATACAGCTACTGCATCCTCTGGATAGTAATAGTGTTCTCTCAAGCAGAACGTGTAGTGATGAAGTTTTTCCCTCCCAGCATGTATCATTAATTCCAATTGTCAGTCAGCCAGGTTTAGTCCTCAGTGGCCCCTCTACCTCAAGGTTTCCAGCTGTCGAACTACCCACATTAACAGACAATAAAGCTGATGTTGGCCTGGAGGATGGCATTGCCATAGTAACCACTCCTCAAGACCCGAGCACACCCCTTCAAGATGACCGTGAGAAGCAACTTGAGAACCCATCAGCCACAGCACAGCAGATACCAGAGGCTGTAGACGACATGCATTTGCAGAACAAAACGTCTGATCTGGGCAGCGAAAAGAGCGAGAGTTTACTTGAAAAAAGCTCCCTAATGAAGTTGGTGGCATCTGCATACATGAAGCGCTTTCCCCAACCTCTGTGTCAGACTGACAATGATAAGTTACCCGCAGTTACCCTCAAACAGGAAGTAATCCCTGTTGATATCACACAAGGAGCAAAAACTGAGGTGCCCCCAATCCACGATCTCTCTATTGCACAATTGAGGCGGCTACTTTCAAAACCTGGCATAAAGACAAAAGCGCCATCTATCAGCAGAATTCTTGAGTCCAGTAAGAAAAAGGTTGTGTCTCTGACTCAGACTTTCTCACCTGTTGTTGTTCTTGAAACCCGGCAAAAACTCATGGAGCCTGGCAGTAACGGCACATACGGGAAATATCAATGTGGGCGCTGTCGAAGGGTCTTTCAAAACATGGACAAACTGACAGAACATCATTTCTTGCACAAGAAAGAGAGAATTAAATGTTGTCGTCGCTGCAAACAGCTCATCATTGGGCGGCTGCCTTTACCTGACAATCACATATGCCCTCAGTTTGGAAACAAGACCACACAGCCATCaagctctttaaaaaaaaagttaccgTTCGCGCAAAAAATAGTGCCATTCCACAGtctaaacaatgcaaaaaaagtctttttttgtccattgtGCAAGCACAGCTACGCCCGGAGGTGGAACCTCAAAATGCACAAGTGCCAGGGCCCAAGGCAGGTCCCCCCTCTGCAGGCCAACCCCTCCATGCTATCATTAAGGTCAaacagtgaagccaaaacaaatGCAGCAATTACAGACGGATCTCAGAACTGTAAGAGTGTTGCTGTGGGCACTGAGGTGACTGGTCGTATCAAGGTGGAGGTGACCTCTCCCAATAGAGAGCAGTCTGCAGTTTCACAGATGGCCTGGACTCATCCAGCAAAAGGTTTCTCCCCGTTTTACCCAAAGTCTTCCATGATGGAGCAGCACACGGACGCCTCTCTGTGTGGGATTTCGCTCCAGGAAGGAGAGGAAAACAGCAGCTGGGATGCAGCAGCTGTCGATGATGAAGACTCTGATGAAGGGCAGTGGACGATGCCCTTGGATGATGAAATGGAGGTGCTGAGCTCTCAGGAGAAAGCCGGTAATAACGTCGAGGTGAAGAAGTCTGTGTCAGCTCAACATGCAGAAATGGCGCCCGCTGCCCTGCGCTATTTTGTCAGCGGTGGCGTGAAACGCTACCCTTGTAACAGGTGTCAGAAAACGTACAGCCGGCCGTCTACTTTGAGGCGCCATCTACGTTTGTGTGGATTTAGACCACGTGTATCTGGGGGCGCAGCACAGACTGGAGGTCAAGGTGCAATGCCACTAACTGCCAACAATGTGAAACCaatgtttgcttgttttgtctgtgGGAGGAACTTTAACCGCAAAGATAACATGATGGTTCACAGGAAGAAATGTCAGTTGCAGCGTACATTGAATGATGGTGGACAGGTGGATAGAGGGGCTGTGCAGCAGAGTCTGCCTGGCAATGCAGCAGATGGTAAAACCATCGAGGATGATGGAGGCAACTGGGGCATCATGTCCCTGCCCTCGGTGCTTCCGAGGAGAGTGACGTGTGAGTGCGGGGTCGGGTTCACATCCCCGAGGCTCCTCCTGGAGCATCTGCAGAAGCATGCACAGGAGTCCTACACCTGTCCCACTTGTGGCGAGACTGTTAATTCCTGGGCAGACTACGAAATCCATCTGCAGATCCACATGCATCCTCATCACCAGCTGCTGAAGGGACTGCAGCCTCAACGATCTCAGCCTCTTTTACTTCGATTTCAGCAGCAGCCGCCTCAGCAGCAGCCGCAGCAGCCGCCTCAGTCAGTGCATCCGCCTCCACAGAAGCAGCCGCGCACAGAGCAGCTTCAAACTTCCACAAAGAAGCAGCGGATTGTATGCACACGATGCGGCAACACTTTCTCTACTCGCTGCTCTCTTCGAAGGCACTTATCCTGGAACCGGTGCAAAGGCGTACGAGCTGCAAATCCCGCTAACCCCCCCAAAACCTATCACTGTTCCCACTGCAACTCTGACTTCCCCAACACAATCAGCCTCATGTTTCACCAGAGGAGCGGGGCTTGCAAGCCCGCCATCAAGCCTGTGCGTTGCCCTGTTTGTCTCCGCTGGTTCGGCACCATGGACGGATTGCAAAAACACTTGCTCACTCACAAACAGTCGTGTGAATCATATCGTTGTGATGTGTGTCAGGGTACATATCCAAACCTGAAATCACTCAAAAACCACCGCAGGAGAATTCATCGCATCATGGCTGGAGATTCCAAGCCAAAAACACAGGAACAGCTGGCTTCTTAG